From one Lemur catta isolate mLemCat1 chromosome 5, mLemCat1.pri, whole genome shotgun sequence genomic stretch:
- the LOC123637939 gene encoding serine/threonine-protein kinase MARK2-like: MAQDLASSFPMEELDYDDFLGELGSGARSKVMLAKDFMTNTKVAIKKAEKTSSALIRFRREVQYLRALRHPNILKLIRVFEDEKQMCLETEYASGRDLGRLLGKQQRLSERDARPLFRQLLAAVQHCHKNQVVHRNLKPANILLDGKHDKVILAGFSLAETFTEEGYLNRFCGTPAFSAPEMFLRQKYVGPEVDVWSLGVVIYNMVAGHVPFMGDNWEQMKKNIIGGIYETPDFFSDELRELVRKCLTIGGKLRPTVAELMEDAWMQMQDPIINHPVMTKPHYRPINLHDSSACYYPTLESEQRGDSSVQAGETETAASEEGQGRKGLAGRLGNFLLRMCCILPPRETCCMRSTRVVPVQEDS; this comes from the coding sequence ATGGCGCAGGATTTGGCCTCCAGTTTCCCCATGGAGGAGTTGGACTATGATGATTTCCTCGGGGAACTGGGCTCTGGTGCGCGCAGCAAGGTGATGCTGGCCAAGGACTTTATGACTAACACCAAGGTGGCCATCAAAAAGGCCGAGAAGACCAGCTCCGCGCTGATAAGATTCCGCAGGGAGGTTCAGTACCTGAGGGCCCTACGACATCCTAATATACTGAAGCTTATCAGGGTCTTCGAGGATGAAAAACAAATGTGCCTGGAAACAGAGTATGCCAGTGGCAGGGACCTTGGCAGGCTTCTCGGGAAACAACAGCGCCTCAGTGAGCGCGACGCCCGTCCCCTATTCCGCCAGCTGCTGGCTGCGGTGCAACACTGCCACAAGAATCAAGTTGTGCACCGCAACCTGAAGCCGGCCAACATCCTGCTGGACGGAAAACATGACAAAGTTATATTAGCTGGCTTCAGCCTCGCCGAGACTTTCACTGAGGAGGGCTACCTGAACAGATTTTGTGGCACTCCTGCTTTTAGTGCCCCAGAGATGTTCCTGCGTCAGAAATATGTGGGACCGGAGGTGGACGTCTGGAGCCTGGGCGTGGTCATCTACAACATGGTAGCCGGGCATGTTCCGTTTATGGGCGACAACTGGgagcaaatgaagaaaaacatcatTGGGGGAATTTATGAGACACCAGATTTCTTCTCTGATGAACTCAGAGAACTGGTGAGGAAGTGCCTCACCATCGGCGGTAAATTGAGGCCCACCGTCGCTGAACTCATGGAGGATGCTTGGATGCAGATGCAGGACCCAATCATCAACCACCCAGTGATGACAAAGCCTCATTATAGGCCAATCAATCTGCATGACAGCTCCGCCTGCTACTACCCTACCCTTGAGTCAGAGCAAAGAGGAGACAGCTCTGTCCAGGCTGGGGAGACCGAGACCGCTGCCTCAGAAGAGGGCCAGGGCCGGAAGGGGCTTGCCGGGAGACTTGGCAATTTCCTATTAAGAATGTGCTGCATCCTGCCGCCCAGAGAGACCTGCTGCATGCGGTCGACCAGGGTGGTGCCAGTGCAAGAAGACAGCTGA